From Scomber scombrus chromosome 6, fScoSco1.1, whole genome shotgun sequence, the proteins below share one genomic window:
- the LOC133982067 gene encoding leptin-like yields MPLMAPDRHVHRHQPRNTSFSTFCTTTKNMDYSTLTLLISLSQVLCVGTAAPLSVEVVKMKFKVKWMAEQLVVKLNKDFQVPAGLTLSLPADDVDGLSSIVMILDGYNSLISDTLNGVSQVKSEISSLTGYLQQWKKGHCNEQRPKPLVSGPLQELQSRKEYIHTVGIEALMRVKEFLTLLLKNLDQLKTC; encoded by the exons ATGCCCCTGATGGCGCCTGACAGACATGTACACAGACACCAGCCAAG AAATACcagtttttctacattttgtaCAACTACTAAAAACATGGACTACAGCACCCTGACCCTCCTGATTTCTCTTTCGCAAGTTTTGTGTGTGGGAACAGCTGCTCCTCTGTCAGTGGAAGTAGTGAAGATgaaatttaaagtgaaatgGATGGCTGAGCAGCTTGTGGTTAAGCTGAACAAAGACTTCCAG GTTCCTGCTGGCCTGACACTTAGTCTGCCTGCTGATGATGTGGATGGACTTTCCTCCATAGTGATGATCTTGGACGGTTATAACAGTTTGATCTCGGACACTCTTAACGGGGTCTCCCAGGTGAAGTCTGAAATATCTTCGCTAACGGGTTACCTTCAACAGTGGAAGAAGGGGCACTGCAACGAGCAGCGGCCAAAGCCCCTTGTGTCTGGCCCGCTGCAGGAGCTACAGAGTCGAAAGGAATACATTCACACCGTCGGCATCGAGGCTCTGATGAGAGTGAAGGAATTCCTCACTCTTCTGCTGAAGAACCTGGATCAGCTGAAAACTTGCTGA